The Paramisgurnus dabryanus chromosome 6, PD_genome_1.1, whole genome shotgun sequence genome has a window encoding:
- the LOC135748306 gene encoding E3 ubiquitin/ISG15 ligase TRIM25-like translates to MAEASISVSQDQFSCSICLDLLKDPVTINCGHSYCMSCITDCWDQDDQKRNYSCPQCGQTFTTRPVLGKNTMLAEVVEKLKKTKLQAARPDHCYAEPGDVECDVCTERKHKAVKSCLVCLNSYCQNHLEQHENLFKDKKHNLVDATGRLQQMICPQHEKPLEIYCRTDQLCICYLCMTGKHKNHDTISAEEERTEKQKELKETQGKYQKIILEIQKKLQELRDAVETHKRSAQTAVDDTERIFTQLIRSIERRRSEVTQLIRDQEKAAVSEAEGLLKRLEQEIDDLMRRDAELEQLSHTDDHIHFLQSFQSLSVPPGSTDSFNITVSSLLSYDDVGKSLSHLREKLEDSCREEIEKISDRVKRIMIFPVAEPKTREEFLQYSHQLTLDSNTINKLLCLSEGNRVVTNTGTVQPYPDHPDRFDGCPQVLCSESVSGRCYWEVELSGWVGLSVSYKSINRKGEGNKCWFGYNDQSWCLYFPDSGFAFYHNNNRTEIPVESKSSRIGVYVDHSAGSLSFYSVSDTMTLIHKVQTTFTQPLYPGFYIYKSSSRVNVL, encoded by the exons ATGGCAGAAGCTTCTATTTCAGTATCTCAGGATCAGTTCAGCTGTTCAATCTGTCTGGATCTACTGAAGGATCCCGTGACCATTAACTGTGGACACAGTTACTGTATGAGCTGTATTACAGACTGCTGGGATCAGGATGATCAGAAGAGAAACTACAGCTGCCCTCAGTGCGGACAAACCTTCACTACAAGACCTGTTTTAGGTAAAAACACCATGCTGGCTGAAGTGGTGGAGAAACTGAAGAAGACTAAACTACAAGCTGCTCGTCCTGATCACTGTTATGCTGAACCTGGAGATGTGGAGTGTGACGTCTGTActgagagaaaacacaaagcCGTCAAGTCCTGTCTGGTGTGTCTGAACTCTTACTGTCAAAATCATCTTGAACAACATGAGAATTTATTCAAAGACAAGAAGCACAACCTGGTAGATGCCACTGGACGACTTCAGCAGATGATCTGCCCTCAACATGAGAAACCCCTTGAGATTTACTGTCGTACTGATCAACTCTGTATATGTTATCTGTGTATGACAGGCAAGCACAAAAATCACGATACTATATCAGCTGAAGAAGAGAGAACAGAGAAACAG AAAGAACTGAAGGAGACACAGGGCAAATACCAGAAGATAATCCTGGAGATCCAGAAGAAGCTTCAGGAGCTGAGAGATGCTGTGGAGACTCATAAG CGCTCTGCACAGACAGCAGTGGACGACACTGAGAGGATCTTTACTCAACTGATCCGATCCATTGAGAGAAGACGATCTGAGGTAACACAGCTGATCAGAGATCAGGAAAAGGCTGCAGTGAGTGAAGCTGAAGGACTCTTGAAGCGACTGGAGCAGGAGATTGATGATCTGATGAGGAGAGACGCTGAGCTGGAGCAGCTTTCACACACAGATGATCACATTCATTTCCTCCAG agTTTCCAGTCTCTCTCTGTTCCTCCTGGATCTACAGACTCATTCAACATCACTGTCAGTTCTCTCCTCTCCTATGATGATGTAGGAAAATCTTTGTCTCATCTGAGAGAGAAACTGGAGGATTCCTGCAGAGAAGAGATAGAAAAGATATCTGATAGAG TGAAACGCATAATGATTTTTCCTGTGGCTGAACCCAAGACCAGGGAGGAGTTCCTCCAAT ATTCCCACCAGCTGACACTGGATTCaaacacaataaataaacttctctgtctgtctgaggGGAACAGAGTGGTTACTAACACTGGCACAGTCCAGCCGTATCCTGATCATCCAGATAGATTTGATGGTTGTCCTCAGGTGTTGTGTAGTGAGAGTGTGAGTGGACGCTGTTACTGGGAGGTTGAGTTGAGTGGTTGGGTTGGTTTATCAGTGTCATATAAGAGCATTAACAGGAAGGGAGAGGGTAATAAGTGTTGGTTTGGATATAATGATCAGTCCTGGTGTTTGTACTTTCCTGACTCTGGTTTTGCATTCTATCACAATAACAATCGAACTGAAATCCCTGTAGAGTCCAAATCTTCTAGAATAGGAGTGTATGTGGATCACAGTGCAGGATCTCTGTCCTTCTACAGTGTCTCTGACACAATGACCCTCATCCACAAAGTCCAAACCACATTCACTCAACCTCTCTATCCTgggttttacatttataaatcaAGCTCAAGAGTGAATGTGCTGTAA